A window from Pyrococcus yayanosii CH1 encodes these proteins:
- a CDS encoding inorganic diphosphatase, producing MNPFHDLEPGPDVPEVVYALIEIPKGSRNKYELDKKTGLLKLDRVLYSPFFYPVDYGIIPRTWYDDDDPFDIMVIMREPVYPLTIVEARPIGLFKMIDSGDKDYKVLAVPVEDPYFKDWKDIDDVPKAFLDEIAHFFKRYKELQGKEIIVEGWENAEVAKREILRAIELYKEKFGAK from the coding sequence ATGAACCCGTTCCATGACCTTGAGCCCGGACCGGACGTTCCCGAGGTCGTTTACGCCCTCATAGAGATACCCAAGGGCAGCAGGAACAAATATGAGCTCGATAAGAAGACCGGACTTCTAAAGCTTGATAGAGTGCTCTACAGTCCGTTCTTCTATCCAGTGGATTATGGCATAATCCCAAGAACTTGGTATGACGATGATGATCCATTCGATATCATGGTCATCATGAGAGAGCCCGTTTACCCACTTACCATCGTCGAGGCGAGGCCCATAGGGCTCTTCAAGATGATAGACAGCGGCGACAAGGATTACAAGGTCCTGGCCGTTCCGGTCGAGGATCCCTACTTCAAGGACTGGAAGGATATCGACGACGTTCCCAAGGCATTCCTCGATGAGATAGCCCACTTCTTCAAGCGCTACAAGGAGCTCCAGGGCAAGGAGATAATAGTCGAGGGCTGGGAGAACGCCGAGGTTGCAAAGAGGGAAATCCTAAGGGCAATCGAGCTCTACAAGGAAAAGTTTGGGGCCAAGTGA
- a CDS encoding deoxyribonuclease IV has product MKAERLRFGTAGIPLSTPKPSTIKGIERVRELGLDAMELEFVRGVNIKPELAKKIKYVARKNDVLLTAHAPYYINLNAMEKSKVEISKARIIQSAERLHEAGGWSLVFHAGYYMKQPPEVVYKRIKDALRDIVRELQDRGVKVWIRPELTGKPVQFGDLRELIRLSQDIEMVLPAIDFAHAHARTGRCNSPEEWREMLALIEGELGKEALDNMHIHMSGIEYTDKGERRHLNLQESDLRWEDLLRILKEFRVKGVVISESPNVEGDALLMKRKWEELGRQL; this is encoded by the coding sequence ATGAAAGCTGAGAGGCTCCGCTTCGGCACGGCTGGCATTCCCCTCTCGACCCCAAAGCCCTCGACGATAAAAGGAATAGAACGGGTTAGGGAGCTTGGTCTCGATGCAATGGAGTTGGAGTTTGTGCGGGGGGTAAACATAAAACCCGAGCTAGCTAAGAAGATAAAGTATGTGGCCAGAAAAAACGACGTTCTACTCACGGCCCACGCCCCCTACTACATAAACCTCAATGCAATGGAGAAGTCCAAGGTAGAGATTAGCAAAGCTAGGATAATCCAGAGTGCCGAGAGGCTTCATGAGGCGGGGGGATGGAGCCTCGTCTTCCATGCAGGTTACTACATGAAACAGCCGCCGGAAGTTGTTTACAAGAGGATTAAGGATGCTCTGCGAGATATTGTCAGGGAGCTCCAAGACAGAGGTGTAAAGGTCTGGATAAGGCCAGAACTCACAGGAAAGCCAGTTCAGTTTGGTGACCTTAGAGAGTTGATAAGGCTGAGCCAGGACATCGAGATGGTTCTTCCTGCTATAGACTTTGCCCATGCCCACGCTAGGACAGGTCGTTGCAACTCTCCTGAGGAGTGGCGGGAGATGCTGGCCCTCATCGAGGGGGAACTGGGGAAGGAGGCCCTCGATAACATGCACATCCACATGAGTGGTATAGAATACACGGACAAGGGAGAAAGGAGGCATTTGAACCTGCAGGAGAGCGATCTGAGGTGGGAGGACCTGTTGAGGATCTTAAAGGAATTCCGCGTCAAGGGGGTCGTCATAAGCGAGAGCCCGAACGTAGAAGGAGATGCCCTGCTGATGAAGAGGAAGTGGGAGGAGCTCGGCCGACAACTTTAA
- a CDS encoding DUF373 family protein → MRVLILAIDRDDDFGVKADVRGPVIGRDACVKAALKLSLADPEDSDANVLYAAVKLYDELKGKGEFDEVGVALITGHPDVGVKSDLELGRQLEEVLKKFPADGVITVTDGAEDEQVFPLISSRVPIISTRRVVVKQSPGIETTYYVIARYVREILSDPEASKILLGIPGMIVLLYGLARLISIKYPPSAQIVSSAVTGFVMLLVGGYFFAKGFGIRVSLRESITKGFITFISVVTGLLVITAGAINVYLRLEDIALEMIGGQPGSELIALLIFLNAVNSTFILGLAIMVGGKIIQGYLRRDYHLWYYVTGLVMLPAFWKVVDLMTKYSNPLITLERIEIVEGITVIALDIGLSILLGAYLRERLKRWVAGENERIQPERRLQ, encoded by the coding sequence ATGAGGGTCCTCATCCTCGCGATAGACAGGGACGACGACTTCGGAGTGAAGGCAGATGTTAGGGGGCCTGTCATCGGTAGGGATGCCTGCGTGAAGGCCGCCCTGAAGCTCAGCCTCGCCGACCCGGAGGACAGTGATGCCAACGTCCTCTATGCCGCCGTGAAGCTCTACGACGAGCTTAAGGGGAAGGGGGAGTTCGACGAGGTGGGAGTTGCCCTCATAACAGGTCATCCCGACGTCGGAGTTAAGAGCGATCTTGAGCTTGGCAGGCAGCTTGAGGAAGTTCTCAAGAAGTTTCCTGCGGACGGTGTCATAACTGTAACCGACGGCGCGGAGGACGAGCAGGTATTTCCCCTTATATCCTCCCGGGTCCCCATAATTAGCACTAGAAGGGTTGTCGTCAAGCAGAGCCCGGGTATAGAAACAACATACTACGTGATAGCGCGCTACGTTAGGGAGATACTCAGCGACCCCGAGGCATCGAAGATCCTCCTCGGAATCCCGGGCATGATAGTCCTGCTCTATGGCCTCGCTAGGCTTATCTCAATCAAGTACCCCCCGAGCGCCCAGATAGTCTCCTCAGCAGTGACAGGCTTCGTAATGCTCCTCGTCGGCGGCTATTTCTTTGCCAAGGGTTTTGGCATTAGGGTATCCCTCAGGGAGAGCATAACCAAAGGATTCATAACTTTCATTTCCGTGGTAACAGGCCTCCTCGTGATAACCGCCGGAGCGATAAACGTCTATCTTAGGCTGGAGGATATCGCCCTTGAGATGATTGGAGGGCAACCCGGTAGTGAGCTCATAGCTCTCCTGATATTCCTCAATGCCGTTAATTCGACGTTCATTCTCGGTTTGGCCATAATGGTGGGCGGAAAGATAATCCAAGGATACCTACGCAGGGATTACCACCTCTGGTACTACGTGACGGGCCTAGTGATGCTCCCAGCCTTCTGGAAAGTTGTAGACCTTATGACCAAATACTCGAATCCCCTTATCACCCTTGAAAGGATCGAAATTGTCGAGGGAATCACCGTTATAGCTCTTGATATAGGATTGAGCATTCTCTTAGGCGCTTACCTTAGGGAAAGACTCAAGAGGTGGGTGGCAGGAGAAAATGAAAGAATTCAACCAGAGCGGCGCCTCCAGTAG
- a CDS encoding MTH1187 family thiamine-binding protein: protein MIIIEFSVVPLGELSLSRYVAEIIKLLKEKGVKHQLTPMGTIIEVSSIEEGFKIIAEAHELMFKLGAKRVLTNIKIDDRRDKERGMEDKVRSVLEKVVE, encoded by the coding sequence GTGATAATTATCGAGTTCTCGGTCGTCCCCCTCGGGGAGCTCAGCCTGAGCCGCTACGTTGCCGAGATCATAAAGCTTCTTAAAGAGAAGGGAGTCAAGCATCAGCTCACCCCCATGGGGACCATAATCGAAGTTTCGAGCATCGAAGAGGGGTTTAAGATAATCGCGGAGGCCCACGAGCTCATGTTCAAGCTCGGCGCCAAGAGGGTGCTCACAAACATCAAGATAGACGACAGAAGAGACAAGGAAAGGGGGATGGAAGACAAGGTTCGGTCCGTCCTCGAGAAGGTGGTTGAATGA